GTCAGCGAGATCCAGGCCCGCTGCCGCTGGCCGCCGGACAGTTCGTCGATCGGCCGATCGGCGAACTCCGCCATCCCGGTCAGGTCCAGGACCGCCCGCACCACCGCCTCGTCGTCGGCCGACCACTGCCGCAGCCAGCTCTGGTGCGGGTACCGGCCGCGCCCGACCAGATCCGCCACCGTGAGGCCGGCCGGGGTCACCGGACCCTGCGGCAGAATGCCGATCCGGCGAGCGAGGTCGCGGGCCCGCATCCGGGCGATATCGTGACCGTCGAGCACCACCGTCCCGGACCGCGGCGCGAGCAGCCGGCCCAGCGCACGCAGCAGCGTCGATTTCCCACACCCGTTCGGCCCCACGATCGTCGTGATCGTGCCGGCCTCGAACGCGACATCCAACCCCGCGAGCACCGGCCGGTCACCGTAGTCGACGGAGACCCGGCGCGCGGCCAGCCGTTCCGAGATCGGGCGATCCATATTGGTTAGGCTAAACTAATCTTATGGGTAGAGGAATCGGCGGCGCACTCACCAAGGCCTGGGGTGGCAAGGACTATCAGTTCACCGTCACCGGAACGACGCAGGTCACCGAGAAATACATCCGGGTCGGCTTCGAGGGCGGTGGCTTGTTGACCGCCCATCCGGTGCACCCGACTCAATGGGTACGCCTGTGGTTCCCGACCGACGGCAACGCGGACAAACTCCAGCAGCGCGGCTATACCCTGGTCGACCCCGATCCGGACCACGACCGCTTCGATGTCGAGTTCGCGCTGCACGGCGGACCGGCCTCCGCCTGGGCCGACGCCACCAAGCCGGGCGATCGGATCGAGGCGACCGTGCTGGGCTCGAACTTCACGTTGCCCGATCCGCTGCCGGCGGAGTTCGTCGTCTTCGGTGACACCGCCTCGCTCCCGGCGATCAACTCGCTGCTCGACGCGATCGGCGATGTGCCGGCGCGGGTCTGGCTGGAGTGGCAGCACGAAACCGACCCCACGCTGCCGGTGCGGGCAACGGCCGGCACCGAGGTGACCTGGCTGGAGCGGGTGCACGACGGGCAGCTGCTACGGCTCGCCGCCGACGAGCTGACCTGTCGGCCCGACACCTTCGCCTGGGTCGCGTGCGACGGCCTGACCACCCGCAGCATCACCAAAACGCTGCGCACCAAGCACGGCCTGCCGAAGACCTCGATCAAGTCACAGGCGTACTGGAAGTAGCCGGCCCGCTCACCGCGCGGCGAGCACCGGCTCCAGGATCTCCATCCGGGCTTCCGGCGCCGCCGCGCGCAACGCGTCGGCCGAGGCATCGTCGGGCTGGGTCTGCGACCGGACCTCGGCCTCGACCCGGGCCTGATAGGTGCCGACCTCGCGGTCGATCTCGGCCTCGTCCCAACCGAGCACCGGCGCGACCAGCCGCGCCACCTGCTCGGCACAGTCCACCCCGCGGTGCGCGTACTCGATCGCGATGCGGGTCCGGCGGGCCAGGATGTCCTCCAGGTGCAGTGCCCCCTCCGCGGCCGCGGCGTACACCACCTCCACCTGCAGGTAGGACGGGGCCTCGGTGAGCGGCTGCAGCAGCTCCGGCCGGTCCTCGGCCAGGTCGAGCACCTCGTCGATCAGCGATCCGTACCGCTCCAGCAGATGCTTGATCCGATAGGGATGCACGCCGTACAGCTCGGCCAGCTGCAGGGTCTGATTGACCAGAGCGAAATAGCCGTCCGCCCCCAGCAGCGGCACCCGTTCGGTGATCGAGGGCGATACCCGCGCCGGAATATCCTCGGCGGCAAGCTCGACCGCGTCCTGCGCCATCACCCGGTAGGTGGTGTACTTGCCACCCGCGATGGCGACCAGCCCGGGCGAGACCCGCGCGACGGCATGCTCGCGGGACAACTTCGACGTCTCGTCGCTCTCCCCCGCCAGCAACGGCCGCAAACCGGCGTACACCCCGTCGATGTCGGCGTGGGTGAGCGGGGTGACCAGCACGTCGTTCACCCGGCTGAGCAGGTAGTCGATATCCGCCCGGGTAGCGGCCGGATGGGCCAGGTCGAGGTTCCAATCGGTATCGGTCGTCCCGACGATCCAGTGCGTGCCCCAGGGAATCACGAAGAGTACCGACGTCGCGGTGCGCAGGATGATCGCCGCATCGCTGACGATCCGGTCGCGCGGCACGACGACGTGCACCCCCTTGGATGCCCGAACCCGGAAGTGGCCACGCTGATGCGAGAGCGCCTGCACTTCGTCGGTCCACACCCCGGTCGCGTTGATCACCGCGTGCGCCCGGATCTCGGCGGTCCGGCCGTCCTCGGAGTCGCGCACGCGGACCCCGCTGACCCGATCGGCCTCCCGTAGGAAGCCGACCACTTGAGTCGAATTCCGCACCACCGCACCGTAGTACGCAGCGGTCCGGGCCACGGTCAGGGTGTGCCGGGCATCGTCGACGACCGTGTCGTAGTAACTGATCCCGCCGATCAGCGAACGCCGCTTCAACGCCGGGGCCAACCGCAGCGCGCCGGCGCGGGACAGTTGCTTCTGCGCCGGGACCGAGCGCGCGCCACCCATCTGGTCGTAGAGGAACAATCCGGACGCCACGTAGGGCCGCTCCCAGCCGCGGTGGGTCAGCGGGTAGAGGAACCGCAGCGGGCGGACCAGGTGCGGCGCCAGGGTGGTCAGCGACAGCTCGCGCTCCCGCAACGCCTCGCGGACCAAGCCGAACTCCAGCTGCTCCAGGTATCGCAGACCGCCGTGGAACATCTTCGACGACCGGCTCGACGTACCGGATGCGTAATCGCGGGCCTCGACCAGCGCGACCTTGAGGCCCCGGGTGGCGGCATCCAGGGCGGCACCGGCTCCGACCACGCCGCCACCGATCACGACGACGTCGAACTGCTCTTTGCCCAGCCGTGCCCAGGCCTCTTCACGCTGCTGTGGACCGAGGAACTGGGTGCCCGGTTGTTTCGTCACGGGGTCAGGCTAGCCCGCATCGGCAGCGGCAGTCTCGAGCAGATTCAATTTGTAGGTGGTCACCATCGGTGGCAGCACCAGCCGGAGTGCCTTCATCCCCAACCGATAACGGGCCGGCCAACCCGCTGCGACGTCCGGCTGCGGATCGGCGAAGGTGCGCGACTCCACCAGCCGCAGTCCGCACTGCTGCAGCGTGCGCGGGTCGTCGCAGGTCCACCGCATCCGCGCGGATACCGCCCGGAAGACCGGGTTGCGGTCCTGACTGCCCATCATCGCTCGACCACCGGTGTCGAACGCCAGCGGCGCAGCCG
Above is a genomic segment from Skermania piniformis containing:
- a CDS encoding siderophore-interacting protein; the protein is MGRGIGGALTKAWGGKDYQFTVTGTTQVTEKYIRVGFEGGGLLTAHPVHPTQWVRLWFPTDGNADKLQQRGYTLVDPDPDHDRFDVEFALHGGPASAWADATKPGDRIEATVLGSNFTLPDPLPAEFVVFGDTASLPAINSLLDAIGDVPARVWLEWQHETDPTLPVRATAGTEVTWLERVHDGQLLRLAADELTCRPDTFAWVACDGLTTRSITKTLRTKHGLPKTSIKSQAYWK
- a CDS encoding ABC transporter ATP-binding protein, producing the protein MDRPISERLAARRVSVDYGDRPVLAGLDVAFEAGTITTIVGPNGCGKSTLLRALGRLLAPRSGTVVLDGHDIARMRARDLARRIGILPQGPVTPAGLTVADLVGRGRYPHQSWLRQWSADDEAVVRAVLDLTGMAEFADRPIDELSGGQRQRAWISLTLAQETGVLLLDEPTTYLDLSHAVEVLDLVDRLNVDLGRTVVMVLHDLNLAIRYSDRLVVLSDGAVVASGRPEQVITAELLRSVFRLAAQVVDDPVAPGLPLVVPHGRRRAAARSSKVSVT
- a CDS encoding glycerol-3-phosphate dehydrogenase/oxidase, with product MTKQPGTQFLGPQQREEAWARLGKEQFDVVVIGGGVVGAGAALDAATRGLKVALVEARDYASGTSSRSSKMFHGGLRYLEQLEFGLVREALRERELSLTTLAPHLVRPLRFLYPLTHRGWERPYVASGLFLYDQMGGARSVPAQKQLSRAGALRLAPALKRRSLIGGISYYDTVVDDARHTLTVARTAAYYGAVVRNSTQVVGFLREADRVSGVRVRDSEDGRTAEIRAHAVINATGVWTDEVQALSHQRGHFRVRASKGVHVVVPRDRIVSDAAIILRTATSVLFVIPWGTHWIVGTTDTDWNLDLAHPAATRADIDYLLSRVNDVLVTPLTHADIDGVYAGLRPLLAGESDETSKLSREHAVARVSPGLVAIAGGKYTTYRVMAQDAVELAAEDIPARVSPSITERVPLLGADGYFALVNQTLQLAELYGVHPYRIKHLLERYGSLIDEVLDLAEDRPELLQPLTEAPSYLQVEVVYAAAAEGALHLEDILARRTRIAIEYAHRGVDCAEQVARLVAPVLGWDEAEIDREVGTYQARVEAEVRSQTQPDDASADALRAAAPEARMEILEPVLAAR